One region of Pelorhabdus rhamnosifermentans genomic DNA includes:
- the aiiA gene encoding quorum-quenching N-acyl homoserine lactonase AiiA, which yields MTVKKLYILSAGSCYLDQSAVNRNLPPGKLVNMPVWSFLLETEDGPILIDTGMPDSFVNNPDYYKGTKREGRLVPNMLESDTIVNVLKRVGYHTDDMQTVISSHLHLDHAGGNGHFRNTPIIIQQAEFDTAMTDDNYSPLECRLPDLQYQIIEGDYDLLPGIKILSTPGHSPGHQSVLVTTEKSGPVLLTLDGAYTKQNFENDLPFLSFNSEMAAKSLRHLKKLIQEIHPTVVFFGHDNRQASKGRTFPEFL from the coding sequence ATGACAGTAAAAAAATTATATATTCTATCTGCTGGTTCTTGCTATCTTGACCAATCAGCAGTAAACCGGAATCTTCCTCCCGGTAAATTGGTAAATATGCCGGTATGGTCATTTCTTTTGGAAACGGAGGACGGACCCATTTTAATCGATACAGGAATGCCTGATTCCTTTGTCAACAACCCCGATTATTATAAGGGAACCAAAAGAGAAGGACGTCTTGTCCCTAACATGCTGGAAAGCGATACTATTGTAAATGTTTTGAAGCGTGTCGGTTATCATACCGACGACATGCAGACAGTCATCAGTTCTCACTTACACTTGGATCATGCCGGGGGAAACGGTCATTTTCGCAATACTCCGATTATCATCCAGCAAGCGGAGTTTGATACCGCCATGACCGATGATAATTATTCGCCACTAGAGTGCCGACTACCTGACTTACAGTACCAAATCATTGAAGGGGACTATGATTTATTACCTGGAATTAAGATTTTGTCTACACCTGGTCATTCGCCAGGACATCAATCGGTGCTTGTAACAACTGAAAAATCAGGCCCCGTATTGCTAACTCTTGATGGAGCTTACACCAAGCAGAATTTCGAAAATGACCTGCCTTTCTTGTCATTTAATTCCGAGATGGCTGCGAAATCACTTAGGCACCTGAAGAAATTAATTCAGGAAATTCATCCCACAGTTGTCTTCTTTGGCCATGACAACAGACAAGCGTCAAAGGGACGTACATTCCCCGAATTCTTATAG
- a CDS encoding TetR/AcrR family transcriptional regulator → MSKTLEFITSSTDEVFRRRILESARTLFIEQGVENVNMHQIAKMAQIGQASLYRRYTEKGDICIEVVREECQPLFEEVKAYLDQSIEVPPLDRLYQVIVKFVAFLEAKVPWLCAVSRASTEFRPLQSPLYQWMRTTCRDLLNEAVQRGEVVDVDVLYTVEALLAALHNIDFHTQDQGFLTKRILQGLRRIFIEGLKEIPVPK, encoded by the coding sequence ATGAGTAAAACACTTGAATTTATCACAAGTTCTACAGATGAGGTATTTCGGCGGCGAATTTTGGAATCGGCAAGAACGTTGTTCATTGAACAAGGCGTTGAGAACGTAAATATGCATCAGATCGCTAAAATGGCACAAATTGGTCAGGCGAGCTTATATCGACGCTATACAGAAAAAGGTGATATTTGCATTGAGGTTGTGCGCGAAGAGTGTCAGCCTTTATTTGAAGAAGTGAAAGCCTATCTTGATCAATCTATTGAGGTCCCTCCTTTAGATCGACTATATCAAGTAATCGTAAAATTTGTTGCTTTTCTGGAGGCAAAGGTTCCCTGGTTATGTGCCGTTAGCCGAGCTTCCACTGAATTTCGTCCGTTGCAATCGCCGCTGTATCAATGGATGCGCACTACATGTCGAGATTTGTTAAATGAGGCCGTTCAACGGGGAGAAGTTGTGGACGTGGATGTTTTGTATACCGTAGAAGCATTATTGGCGGCACTCCACAATATTGATTTTCATACCCAAGATCAAGGGTTTTTGACTAAACGAATTTTGCAAGGATTACGCCGGATTTTTATTGAAGGATTAAAAGAAATTCCTGTACCCAAATAA
- a CDS encoding PhzF family phenazine biosynthesis protein has product MGVIVYTLYSFAKDNKGGNLAGVVLDADHLSDIQMLNIANQVGFSETAFVHKSNKATFKVRFFTPNSEVDLCGHATIATFSLLRNRGLIGSGIFSQETKAGILNITVDHDSVYMNQILPKYYDILDKAEIADSLNLSSNDCLNNLPAQIVSTGLKDVIVAVKSIKILSSIQPDFAKISELSKKYNVIGYHVFSLETKFGSTAHCRNFAPLYDIKEESATGTSNGALACYLHNYGVINKDQSSELLFEQGYSIGKPSEILVRLKIKKDKISEVLVGGTALIRDELTFEQL; this is encoded by the coding sequence TTGGGAGTCATAGTATATACATTGTATTCTTTCGCAAAGGACAATAAAGGTGGAAATCTTGCCGGAGTTGTATTGGACGCAGATCATCTTTCAGATATTCAGATGCTGAATATTGCCAATCAGGTTGGTTTTTCAGAAACCGCTTTTGTTCATAAATCTAATAAAGCTACTTTTAAAGTTCGTTTTTTTACCCCCAATTCGGAAGTTGATTTATGTGGACACGCTACAATTGCCACATTTAGTTTGCTAAGAAATAGGGGGCTGATTGGCAGTGGCATATTTTCACAGGAAACCAAAGCCGGTATATTGAATATTACCGTTGACCATGACAGTGTTTATATGAACCAGATTCTTCCTAAGTACTATGACATACTTGATAAAGCTGAGATTGCTGACAGCTTAAATCTTTCTTCAAATGACTGCTTGAACAATCTACCAGCACAAATTGTATCAACTGGGTTAAAAGATGTAATAGTCGCTGTTAAGAGCATAAAGATATTGTCTTCAATACAACCAGACTTTGCGAAAATATCCGAATTAAGCAAAAAATATAATGTTATTGGATATCATGTTTTTTCATTAGAAACTAAATTTGGATCAACTGCACATTGTAGAAACTTCGCACCTCTATATGATATCAAGGAAGAATCTGCCACGGGAACATCAAATGGCGCATTGGCTTGTTATTTGCATAATTATGGCGTTATAAATAAGGATCAATCCTCTGAACTTTTATTTGAGCAGGGATATTCGATTGGGAAACCTTCTGAAATATTGGTTAGGTTAAAAATAAAAAAAGATAAAATAAGCGAAGTGCTAGTTGGAGGAACAGCTTTAATCAGGGATGAGTTAACATTTGAGCAATTATAG
- a CDS encoding ACT domain-containing protein — MSEIKLTLEVLSDTLGVCKLDMKQAIPPWAYQGCFFSITKTMEELSIICSEKNIPESVLCERGWKAFKVQGTLDFGLVGILAKLTTAFAEAGLGIFAISTYNTDYILVKAKDFNCAVNALHNDGHKIIE, encoded by the coding sequence ATGTCTGAAATAAAATTAACTCTGGAAGTTTTGTCTGATACACTTGGCGTCTGTAAATTAGATATGAAGCAGGCAATTCCCCCATGGGCGTATCAAGGATGTTTTTTCTCAATAACTAAAACGATGGAAGAACTTTCGATTATTTGTTCTGAAAAGAATATACCGGAATCCGTTTTATGTGAGAGAGGTTGGAAAGCGTTTAAAGTTCAAGGAACATTGGATTTTGGTTTAGTAGGGATTTTAGCCAAACTTACAACGGCATTTGCTGAGGCTGGTTTAGGTATTTTTGCAATTTCTACTTATAATACCGACTATATTCTAGTCAAAGCAAAAGATTTTAATTGTGCGGTAAATGCTTTGCATAATGATGGTCATAAAATAATAGAATAA
- a CDS encoding Crp/Fnr family transcriptional regulator encodes MDKKRYKCLHDLPLFSGTDNITFPMICRAAKKQVIKKGDILFNQGDPADVLFYIKEGSLKLVKITEAGEAVIIQIVGAGEMIGETALFRENIFSPTSAIALGNVKICSLSRHSFEQVIMNEPKIAFQIIKALGERLDDTWEKITQLNTQTTREKVISLFIGMAQEHGVPCQEGTLINIRLTQQDIASMVGSSRVMVSQVIQKLIKCSYIARKNKFYVLKSICSF; translated from the coding sequence ATGGACAAAAAAAGATATAAATGTTTACATGATTTACCTCTGTTTTCAGGAACGGACAATATCACATTCCCAATGATATGCCGTGCTGCTAAAAAACAGGTTATAAAAAAGGGCGATATTCTGTTTAATCAAGGCGATCCCGCCGATGTCCTCTTCTACATAAAAGAAGGCAGTCTAAAACTGGTAAAAATAACGGAAGCAGGAGAAGCAGTTATCATTCAAATCGTTGGGGCGGGCGAAATGATTGGTGAAACAGCATTGTTTCGGGAAAACATCTTTTCGCCGACATCGGCTATCGCCTTGGGGAATGTTAAAATATGCAGTCTCAGCCGCCATTCTTTTGAACAGGTTATTATGAATGAACCTAAGATTGCCTTTCAGATCATTAAAGCTCTTGGTGAACGCTTGGATGATACTTGGGAAAAAATTACGCAGCTAAATACTCAGACAACTCGGGAAAAGGTAATCAGTCTGTTCATCGGTATGGCACAAGAACACGGCGTTCCGTGCCAAGAAGGTACATTAATCAATATCCGTTTAACTCAGCAGGATATCGCTTCTATGGTAGGATCGTCCAGAGTCATGGTTTCACAGGTTATACAGAAGCTTATAAAATGCAGTTATATTGCAAGGAAAAATAAATTCTATGTGCTGAAATCAATATGCTCATTTTGA
- a CDS encoding LysR family transcriptional regulator — protein sequence MDIRKLQYFLAVAEEGQITKAAKRLHMAQPPLSQQLKLLESELGIQLIERNGGGRKIKLTDAGQILRNRAEHILTLVDQTVKELKDSTERLLGTLSVGISSAWDAPFLPDKIRDFRERYPEIDFRLMGGEANKIDELLGNGMIEIAIAPFPPDLETYTAIPLPDEPFVAALGPASDYGLSANYVRLAELADKPLIIHRKHETLLEYYRLIGLEPRIRCSHSDIRSMLAWAGAGLGIAIVPRSTAGLIPDNTLIIKEIVEPILRTSTTAVIWLRNHQLSTAARNFIDMFTKTN from the coding sequence ATGGATATCAGGAAACTTCAATATTTTCTTGCCGTCGCCGAAGAAGGGCAAATAACCAAGGCCGCTAAACGTCTACATATGGCTCAGCCACCACTTAGTCAGCAACTTAAACTGCTTGAAAGCGAACTGGGAATTCAGTTAATTGAACGAAACGGCGGCGGTCGTAAGATTAAGTTGACAGATGCCGGGCAGATATTACGCAATCGAGCGGAACACATACTGACATTGGTTGACCAAACTGTAAAAGAATTAAAAGATTCGACTGAAAGGTTGCTAGGAACATTATCAGTTGGAATATCGTCGGCCTGGGATGCCCCCTTTTTACCAGATAAAATTCGCGACTTTCGTGAACGTTATCCTGAAATCGATTTTCGACTTATGGGAGGCGAAGCGAATAAAATTGATGAACTGCTAGGCAACGGAATGATAGAAATCGCAATCGCACCATTTCCTCCAGATTTGGAGACCTATACAGCAATACCTTTGCCTGATGAACCATTTGTAGCCGCATTAGGTCCTGCCTCGGACTATGGTTTGTCGGCAAACTATGTACGTTTAGCCGAACTCGCTGATAAACCACTAATCATCCATCGCAAACATGAAACACTTCTGGAGTACTATCGACTAATTGGGCTCGAACCAAGGATTCGCTGTAGCCACAGCGATATTCGCTCCATGTTGGCATGGGCGGGTGCAGGTCTTGGCATAGCTATCGTACCGAGGTCTACGGCAGGCCTGATACCCGATAATACTCTAATTATTAAGGAAATTGTTGAACCGATTCTGAGAACATCGACTACGGCTGTTATTTGGCTGCGAAATCACCAGCTGTCGACTGCCGCACGGAATTTTATCGACATGTTTACCAAAACCAATTAA
- a CDS encoding efflux RND transporter periplasmic adaptor subunit produces MILTHKIGKNFFISLSALIVVTVMSGCDSRQASQASPVKVKAMQVVQRDTPIIYEFVGQVIAKNEVQIRAKVSGTIVEKKVTGGDKVTQGQPLFQIDCRQYDAALHTNQAQLAQSEATLSNVQLDTMRYRKLATQQAIAEQVLDTALSLERQNAALVNANRARVQQAEADLQDTSIVAPFNGQIDVNDLSIGSFVQAGQTVIATLSSVDPVFVQFSMSENEYLHFTQLGRGTSPAEWGNNLKLILSDGTQYPLAGHIEQVDRGMAQDTATLTMKATFDNSQGVLMPGMFAHVVAQGELRRGALLVPERAVQQLLGKTFVTIVGEGDKAEPRPVKTGPRVGNLWVVEEGLTTADRIIVEGFAKTPPGTPLSVEILDPNELQSAATN; encoded by the coding sequence TTGATTCTCACACATAAAATCGGGAAAAATTTTTTTATTAGTTTAAGTGCCCTAATCGTGGTGACAGTAATGTCCGGCTGTGACAGCCGACAGGCGTCGCAAGCTTCCCCCGTTAAAGTTAAAGCGATGCAGGTAGTCCAACGGGATACCCCGATTATATACGAGTTTGTCGGCCAAGTGATAGCGAAAAACGAAGTGCAAATTCGTGCAAAAGTTTCCGGCACTATTGTAGAAAAAAAGGTAACCGGTGGAGATAAGGTTACTCAGGGACAGCCGTTATTTCAGATTGACTGCCGTCAGTATGATGCGGCTTTACATACGAACCAAGCTCAACTGGCACAGTCAGAGGCAACATTGAGCAATGTCCAGTTAGATACTATGCGGTATCGAAAGCTTGCTACACAACAAGCGATTGCTGAGCAGGTATTGGATACTGCATTATCATTGGAACGGCAAAATGCTGCTCTGGTAAATGCAAATCGAGCACGGGTGCAACAGGCGGAAGCCGATTTACAAGATACGTCAATTGTGGCCCCATTCAACGGCCAAATTGACGTAAACGACCTAAGTATTGGTAGTTTTGTTCAGGCTGGTCAGACGGTAATTGCTACCTTATCTTCGGTGGACCCGGTTTTTGTCCAATTTAGCATGAGCGAAAATGAATATTTGCATTTCACCCAACTTGGACGCGGTACTTCGCCTGCCGAATGGGGAAACAATCTGAAACTGATTCTTAGTGACGGAACACAGTATCCGCTTGCAGGACATATTGAACAGGTGGATCGCGGCATGGCGCAAGATACGGCGACACTCACGATGAAGGCGACATTTGATAATTCTCAGGGAGTGCTTATGCCAGGCATGTTCGCCCATGTCGTGGCACAAGGTGAACTACGTCGGGGGGCTTTGTTGGTACCAGAGCGGGCTGTGCAACAACTGCTGGGAAAGACTTTTGTTACTATTGTCGGAGAGGGCGATAAGGCCGAACCGCGACCAGTAAAAACAGGACCGCGTGTTGGCAACTTGTGGGTGGTAGAGGAAGGCTTGACAACAGCCGATCGTATCATTGTGGAAGGCTTTGCCAAGACTCCGCCGG